The genomic segment CGACTCAATCGAATCGGCACTTATTTTATTTCACGATCCGCTTCGTTAATGAGCTTGTCGTTAATGCTGGCAATCCGGCGCTGCATAAGGCCATTATCGGCGAATTCCCACAACTCGTTACCGTAAGATCTAAACCATTGCCCTGAATCGTCGTGCCATTCATAACGAAAAGTCACTGCAATACGGTTTCCGGCAAAACACCACAATTCTTTTTTTAAGCGATAATCAAGTTCCCTGTCCCATTTTCGAGTCAAGAATTCGATAATTTTTTCTCGACCTAAAAAGATTTCGGCCCGATTACGCCATTGACTGTCAACGGTATAAGCGCTAGCTACTTTTACCGGATCCTTAGTGTTCCAGGCATTTTCCGCCAACTGCACTTTTTCTCTGGCCGTTTCCTGCGTAAACGGCGGTAAAGGGGGTCTTGTTTCCGTCATAATAGCCTCTCTCGGTTAGAACTATCGTTGTTTGTAGATAATTGCAGACTGCATTCTTTCGTCCAATTGACGCCAAGCAGCAAAGCGAAATTAGAATTCTCGCCCCATACGATAAACTATCACATACTGATTTCATATGTGCCGTTGAATTTCTAAAGATAAGTGTTCCGAAAGAAGTTTAGTTGCGTTAGAATATGGCTTTTTGTCACGGAGAACTTAAACGATATGCCGATACGCGTGATCATAGAACTGACAGAGACAGAACGTGAAACGTTGGATGACATTATTAAAAAAGGTCATGATTGGCGGGAACGAGATCGGGCAATGACCATTAAATTACTCAGTCAAGGTCTGACGGTTTCAGAGGTTGCCAAACAACAGGGCTATCATGAAGAAACGATCCGTAGACGCCGTCGGCTTTGGAAAAAGAAGGGCTTTTGCAGTTTACCGGACCAACCACGTAGCGGTGCACCGAATAAACTAACGGATGAAGAGCGGCAGTTGTTAAAAACCTGGGTTGAACAAGAGGCCTTAACGTCACGCGCCCTGTTGAGCCGACTGGAAGAACGCGGCGCAGCGGATATCTGTGATAAAACCTTGCATAACGAATTGAAACGAATGGGTTTCATTTGGAAACGCACACGGTATAGTTTAAAAAAAAACGCGATCCCGAAAGGTTCGAACAAGCCCGACAGGACATTGAGCAATTGATCGAACGGGCTCGACAGGGAGAGGTTGAGCTAGCCTATGTGGATGAAGCCGGGTTTGCCGCGCAACCGCCTAACCGTTCAGCCTGGACAGCACAAGGGGAAACGCATTGTGTCACCGCAAAACGGGGGCAACGCTTAAATCTTATAGGTGCTATGTTGTCATCGGGAAAATTGGTGTTAGCTAAACTATGGCGAAGCGTAAACGGATTGTTTTTCTTCGCATTTTTGATGGCGCTGATAGAAGGCATTCGAAAACCGCTCGTAGTGATTTTAGACAATGCCTCTATTCACACGAGTAAAAAACTAGAACCTTATTGGCAATTGTTGAAAGAAAAAGGTATGCAGTTTTATTTTTTGCCGCCGTACTCACCCGAATTGAATCGGATTGAAATGCTATGGCGTAAAATGAAATATGAATGGTTGCCGTTTAAACAAATGGAGCCAAATGAGCTTGAAGAGGAGATTGGTAAAATCAGAAATGGATTTGGCAATGAATACAATCTTACTTTTTTCTAGGCACTTATCACTTCATAATGAATTATGGTCGCAAGAGAAGGTAGCCAATTGGATAGCTTTTAAAAAGACATAGCAGTATTACAATTAAATTTTCTTTCATGTATAACCGGTATTTTAGCTAATAGGTGCAGCAAGGTTTATAAGCACAATGCTTTATTTGAAAATAGAATCTATTAAATTATAATAGATATTATGCCCTTTTCTGGAGTCGGTTATGCAGGAATTAATTGGTGAGTTAGGCGTTGATTTGGTTAATGCACTAGATCGCCTAAAACAATCACAAGAAGTCTTTTGCAAGCGTCTTATTGGCGAACAAGATTATCCTATTTGGTTACAACAGCTTTCCGAGGAGCCCCGTGAAGCAGTTGCTCAATTATTATGTGATTGGGAGTATCATGATGGCGATGAACCAGGTAAAACGAATCAAACTATCGGTTTGATCGGATGTTCGCCCGATGCTTTAGATGCATTGGACGAACTTAATCAAGCTCGAAAAAATGTTCATAATGTTTTACTGGCGATTGATCGCTTAGAAGCTGATCAACTTCCAAATTATAAGCAAATCCCGCGGGCATTAAGCAAAGAAGCCCTGACTCGTTTAGGCTATGCTAGGTTCAATCGTCGCCAAACATGCAGGCAGTTGGTTCAGGTGTCGGCCGAGAAGCATATCTTAGCGGCCAGCTTCTTTTGGAATTGCTACACCAAGACCGTTAAAATCACTATTGATCAGGCCCGGCAATTATTGGAACAATTGGTGTCTGGCGAAGGTATGCGCGCGGCCGAGGCGCAAATGGATTTAGAAAAACTGGCGAATCTTTCTCCAAAAGAAATGCTTGTTCGGGTTTATCCAGAAAGTCTTCATCAACGCGTAACATTAAGCTATATAAAGGACCTCTCTGATCAAGATGTCAAAACGGCCCAATATATGGCCCATAGTCCAATCTTCTACCCGGCGGCGCCGAATCAAGCATTGCCGGAGATCCGGCCTTTACCTGCTGGTCCAACTCGACGCTTAAGGAGGCGTAAAACGTCTTATGAGGATATGCCTTATTTATTTTCTATTAAGGCTCATCGTGTGCGTAACAGCATTCGCGGCATATGACTGAAGTCTTTTGTAAACATTAGAATAGAGGGGCTTGCTTTAATACTCGCATATAATGTGGTAGGATAATGCTTGAAAAATTATGTGGTTTGGCTTGCACAATCCTGCCGTCCTAACTAATTCTATAACCATTAAATTATTGGTAATTAATTCAAGCCATCTTATTCTTATGCTGGATATAGCACGTC from the Methylomarinum sp. Ch1-1 genome contains:
- a CDS encoding nuclear transport factor 2 family protein; this translates as MTETRPPLPPFTQETAREKVQLAENAWNTKDPVKVASAYTVDSQWRNRAEIFLGREKIIEFLTRKWDRELDYRLKKELWCFAGNRIAVTFRYEWHDDSGQWFRSYGNELWEFADNGLMQRRIASINDKLINEADREIK
- a CDS encoding helix-turn-helix domain-containing protein, translating into MPIRVIIELTETERETLDDIIKKGHDWRERDRAMTIKLLSQGLTVSEVAKQQGYHEETIRRRRRLWKKKGFCSLPDQPRSGAPNKLTDEERQLLKTWVEQEALTSRALLSRLEERGAADICDKTLHNELKRMGFIWKRTRYSLKKNAIPKGSNKPDRTLSN
- a CDS encoding IS630 family transposase translates to MIERARQGEVELAYVDEAGFAAQPPNRSAWTAQGETHCVTAKRGQRLNLIGAMLSSGKLVLAKLWRSVNGLFFFAFLMALIEGIRKPLVVILDNASIHTSKKLEPYWQLLKEKGMQFYFLPPYSPELNRIEMLWRKMKYEWLPFKQMEPNELEEEIGKIRNGFGNEYNLTFF